The Sorangiineae bacterium MSr11367 genome window below encodes:
- a CDS encoding DUF374 domain-containing protein has product MRAALGLLLGLVAALWLKTLRVRILVDPRLHAADGAWVLSFFHGTQFPLLAWKRRRRTVVMVSHSQDGAMQAKALGLLGFTIVRGSSSRGGVRGLAALIRAMKRDRADAAFAVDGPRGPYGKVKEGALLAARATGGVLVPMGSASARAWIASRAWDKFTLPLPFSRVHVVLGAPLHAPSPEELEAAISAANETARTLLKPLPPGECTPHGDGVRELQVPAVRNAAGDP; this is encoded by the coding sequence GTGAGAGCGGCGCTGGGCCTGCTGTTGGGGCTCGTGGCGGCGCTCTGGTTGAAGACGCTGCGGGTGCGGATCCTGGTGGATCCGCGCCTTCATGCGGCAGACGGTGCCTGGGTGCTGTCGTTCTTCCACGGGACGCAGTTTCCGCTGCTCGCGTGGAAGCGCCGGCGACGCACCGTGGTGATGGTGAGCCATTCGCAAGATGGTGCGATGCAAGCGAAGGCACTGGGCCTCCTGGGCTTCACGATCGTGCGTGGCTCGAGCTCGCGCGGTGGGGTGCGCGGTCTCGCGGCGTTGATTCGCGCCATGAAGCGTGACCGCGCCGACGCCGCGTTCGCAGTGGACGGCCCGCGTGGGCCCTACGGCAAGGTGAAAGAGGGCGCGCTGCTCGCCGCGCGAGCCACCGGCGGTGTGCTCGTGCCCATGGGCAGTGCGAGCGCACGCGCATGGATCGCATCGCGCGCGTGGGACAAGTTCACACTGCCGCTCCCATTCTCACGGGTGCACGTCGTGCTCGGCGCACCGCTGCATGCCCCGTCGCCCGAGGAGCTCGAAGCCGCCATTTCGGCCGCCAATGAAACGGCCCGTACGCTGCTAAAGCCGCTGCCGCCCGGCGAATGCACGCCCCATGGTGATGGGGTCCGCGAACTCCAAGTCCCCGCCGTGCGGAACGCCGCTGGCGATCCGTGA
- the recR gene encoding recombination mediator RecR → MITSRSKRTISLFARLPGVGEKTAQRYLLYLLTAEDELAAELGRELVELRQHLQPCSLCGNIAEIETPTSTAICAICSDVKRDPSLLCVVARVHDLLAIERAGSMRGRYFVLGKLLSPLEGVGPDDLPIERLLARIQKENVQEVICATPPSVDGEATALLLKRELAPLGVTLSRIASGVPHGGDLEFADPITMGRAFAGRQRL, encoded by the coding sequence GTGATCACCTCGCGGTCGAAGCGCACCATCAGCCTTTTCGCGCGCCTCCCCGGCGTTGGGGAGAAGACTGCGCAGCGTTACCTGCTGTACTTGCTCACCGCGGAAGACGAGCTGGCCGCGGAGCTCGGACGCGAACTCGTCGAGCTCCGGCAGCACCTGCAGCCGTGTTCCCTCTGCGGCAACATCGCCGAGATCGAGACGCCGACCAGCACGGCCATCTGCGCCATCTGCAGCGACGTGAAACGCGACCCGTCGCTGCTCTGCGTGGTCGCGCGCGTGCACGACCTTCTCGCCATCGAGCGCGCCGGCAGCATGCGGGGACGTTACTTCGTGTTGGGCAAGCTTCTCAGCCCTCTCGAGGGCGTGGGCCCCGACGATCTGCCCATCGAGCGGCTCCTGGCGCGCATTCAGAAGGAGAATGTGCAGGAGGTCATCTGCGCGACCCCGCCCAGTGTGGACGGTGAGGCCACGGCGTTGCTCTTGAAGCGGGAGCTGGCTCCGCTCGGCGTGACGTTGTCACGGATCGCCAGCGGCGTTCCGCACGGCGGGGACTTGGAGTTCGCGGACCCCATCACCATGGGGCGTGCATTCGCCGGGCGGCAGCGGCTTTAG
- a CDS encoding YbaB/EbfC family nucleoid-associated protein: MQFRGGMNELMRQAARMQRKIEQTKEQLKDTEVAASAVGDKVKATVTYGRKVVRIEIDPEFLKSEGTELALDGACAAINSALEQAEKAMQAEIEKLTGGVKLPGVV; this comes from the coding sequence ATGCAATTCCGTGGCGGCATGAACGAGCTGATGCGCCAAGCGGCGCGGATGCAGCGCAAGATCGAGCAGACGAAAGAGCAGCTCAAAGACACCGAGGTGGCGGCCTCCGCCGTTGGGGACAAGGTCAAGGCCACGGTCACGTACGGTCGCAAAGTCGTACGCATCGAAATCGACCCCGAGTTCCTCAAGAGTGAAGGCACCGAGCTCGCGCTCGATGGCGCCTGTGCCGCCATCAACAGCGCCCTCGAGCAGGCCGAAAAGGCGATGCAGGCCGAAATCGAGAAGCTGACCGGTGGTGTGAAACTGCCGGGCGTCGTTTAG
- the dnaX gene encoding DNA polymerase III subunit gamma/tau, protein MSYLVLARKYRPQSFEDLVGQEHVARTLANAIESGRVAHAFLFTGVRGVGKTTSARLLAKCLNCLGAPGDPPLAAGDFQRGSAKGPTAKPCQVCAACKEIAAGNDIDVQEIDAASYNGVDEVRRLQEGLAFRPARDRFKIYIVDEVHMLSNAAWNAFLKTLEEPPPHVKFIFATTEVHKVPVTILSRCQRYDFKLISTQLIAKRLEEVLGLEKIEADAAAIAVIAREAAGSMRDAMSLLDQVIAFSGEKLTSEDVSRVLGVADRRVLHELGSALVSGDATAALRVIDSLAQQGFDLPHLARDVLQHLRNLVVAKVSGEDGRDLLDLADEEVADVMSLAQKTDGDDLMRLYQGFSKSFDDVVRSGQPRAALEMLLVRLARRPALLPLDELLSRLGDLERRLGGAPPAPPTAPRGGGPAGGGGGGRPAPPPRARASEQEAPASASFTAPVAPPIPPPPPPPPPAAHANGHTALPAPPAFVPPPPPPPPAAAPPRPVFAAPPPPPPPPPPPVVAAPAPPPPPAPVAAPPPAFSPPTGGGENLASWRRVVERVRATRPPLASVLEHAIPVEIGSERVRIALDEFLAFQVREAEALSLVTQELRALFGEVSFQVDDKTAQQATVATLASMAIAKKREELSAARNAVAEHPLVRHAIALFNADLREVRLPAGSED, encoded by the coding sequence GTGAGTTATCTCGTCCTCGCACGGAAGTACCGGCCCCAGTCCTTCGAGGACCTGGTGGGCCAGGAGCACGTCGCGCGCACGCTGGCCAACGCCATTGAGAGCGGGCGCGTGGCGCACGCGTTTCTCTTCACCGGCGTTCGCGGCGTGGGGAAAACCACGAGCGCACGGCTTTTGGCCAAGTGCCTCAATTGCCTTGGTGCGCCCGGAGATCCGCCGCTTGCGGCGGGCGACTTTCAACGCGGCTCCGCGAAAGGGCCGACGGCGAAGCCCTGCCAGGTGTGTGCAGCCTGCAAGGAAATTGCGGCGGGCAACGACATCGACGTCCAGGAGATCGACGCGGCCAGTTACAACGGCGTCGACGAGGTGCGGCGTCTGCAAGAGGGGCTCGCCTTCCGGCCGGCGCGCGACCGCTTCAAGATTTACATCGTGGACGAGGTCCACATGCTCTCCAACGCGGCATGGAACGCGTTTTTGAAGACGTTGGAAGAGCCGCCGCCGCACGTGAAGTTCATCTTCGCGACCACCGAAGTGCACAAGGTGCCGGTCACGATTTTGAGCCGCTGCCAGCGGTACGATTTCAAGCTGATCTCGACGCAGCTCATTGCGAAACGGCTCGAGGAAGTCCTCGGGCTGGAGAAGATCGAGGCCGATGCCGCCGCCATCGCGGTGATCGCGCGCGAGGCCGCAGGGTCGATGCGCGATGCAATGAGCCTGCTCGACCAGGTCATTGCCTTCAGCGGGGAAAAGCTGACGTCGGAGGACGTGTCGCGCGTGCTCGGCGTGGCCGATCGGCGCGTGCTGCACGAGTTGGGAAGCGCGCTGGTTTCCGGCGACGCGACGGCGGCGTTGCGCGTGATCGATAGCCTGGCGCAGCAGGGATTCGATTTGCCGCACCTCGCGCGGGACGTGCTGCAGCACCTGCGCAACTTGGTGGTGGCCAAGGTGTCCGGCGAGGACGGGCGTGATCTGCTGGACTTGGCCGACGAGGAAGTCGCCGACGTGATGTCGCTCGCCCAAAAGACGGACGGCGACGACTTGATGCGGCTTTATCAGGGATTTTCGAAGTCGTTCGACGACGTCGTGCGCAGTGGCCAGCCACGTGCCGCGTTGGAAATGCTGCTCGTGCGCCTTGCGCGTCGCCCCGCGCTGCTGCCACTCGACGAGCTTCTTTCGCGGCTGGGCGATTTGGAGCGGCGCCTCGGCGGTGCTCCTCCGGCGCCGCCCACGGCCCCGCGCGGTGGAGGGCCAGCGGGAGGTGGCGGCGGTGGCAGGCCTGCGCCGCCCCCGCGCGCCCGTGCCAGCGAGCAAGAGGCGCCGGCCTCCGCGTCGTTCACCGCGCCCGTCGCGCCGCCCATACCGCCGCCGCCGCCACCGCCGCCCCCCGCCGCGCACGCGAACGGGCATACGGCGCTCCCCGCGCCCCCTGCCTTCGTCCCGCCGCCGCCTCCCCCACCTCCTGCAGCGGCTCCCCCGCGACCTGTTTTTGCAGCGCCGCCCCCACCGCCACCGCCTCCTCCCCCGCCGGTCGTCGCCGCACCAGCTCCCCCGCCCCCGCCGGCACCGGTGGCGGCCCCGCCGCCGGCCTTCTCTCCCCCCACCGGCGGTGGCGAGAACCTCGCGTCCTGGCGTCGCGTCGTGGAGCGGGTGCGCGCCACGCGACCTCCGCTCGCCTCGGTGCTCGAGCACGCGATCCCCGTGGAAATCGGCTCCGAGCGCGTTCGCATTGCGCTGGACGAGTTTCTCGCGTTTCAAGTCCGCGAGGCCGAGGCGCTGTCCCTCGTTACGCAGGAATTGCGTGCCCTCTTCGGCGAGGTCTCGTTTCAGGTCGACGACAAAACGGCGCAACAGGCCACCGTCGCCACCCTCGCGTCCATGGCCATCGCGAAAAAGCGGGAAGAGCTCTCGGCCGCGCGCAACGCGGTCGCCGAGCACCCTTTGGTCCGGCACGCCATCGCCCTCTTCAACGCGGATCTCCGGGAAGTGCGCCTTCCGGCCGGATCCGAGGATTAA
- a CDS encoding electron transfer flavoprotein subunit alpha/FixB family protein, whose translation MNILVIAELHEDSLRKSTHSAVTFAKNVGAPFSILVLGSGADKAAQEAATFGAQKVLVADDASLKDPLAERYAPVIAQVAKAGNFDVVVVTASSYGKDIAPRVAAKLGAGYATDISGVKNDGGKLTFKRPVYAGNAFGYCEIQTPVKVVSVRQSEFAAAEPSGGASPVEKIAVAAADPAAARVEFVSLEAAKSERPDLGEAKVIVSGGRALKERFAEVLDPLANLLGAAVGASRAACDAGYAPPELQVGQTGRVVAPQLYFAIGISGAIQHLAGMKGSKNIVAINKDPEAPIFQVADYGLVQDLFTAVPELITELKK comes from the coding sequence ATGAACATTCTCGTCATCGCCGAACTCCACGAAGACTCGCTCCGAAAGAGCACCCACAGCGCGGTCACGTTCGCCAAGAACGTCGGTGCGCCGTTCTCCATCCTCGTCCTTGGCTCCGGTGCCGACAAGGCCGCGCAAGAAGCGGCGACGTTCGGCGCGCAGAAGGTCCTCGTCGCCGACGACGCCTCGCTCAAGGATCCCTTGGCCGAGCGTTACGCGCCGGTCATCGCCCAAGTCGCCAAGGCCGGCAACTTCGACGTGGTCGTGGTCACGGCCAGCTCGTACGGCAAGGACATCGCCCCGCGCGTCGCCGCCAAGTTGGGCGCGGGCTACGCGACGGATATCAGCGGCGTGAAGAACGACGGCGGCAAGCTGACGTTCAAGCGCCCCGTCTACGCCGGCAACGCGTTCGGCTACTGCGAAATCCAGACGCCCGTAAAGGTCGTGAGCGTGCGTCAGAGCGAGTTCGCCGCCGCGGAACCGAGCGGTGGCGCCTCGCCGGTGGAAAAGATCGCCGTTGCGGCGGCGGATCCGGCGGCGGCACGCGTCGAATTCGTCTCGCTGGAGGCCGCGAAGAGCGAGCGTCCGGACCTGGGCGAGGCCAAGGTCATCGTCTCCGGCGGGCGCGCCCTCAAGGAGCGCTTCGCCGAGGTACTCGATCCGTTGGCCAACCTGCTCGGCGCCGCCGTCGGTGCGAGCCGCGCGGCATGCGACGCGGGGTATGCGCCGCCGGAGTTGCAGGTCGGACAGACCGGCCGCGTCGTCGCCCCGCAGCTTTACTTCGCGATCGGCATTTCTGGCGCGATTCAGCACTTGGCGGGCATGAAAGGCTCGAAAAACATCGTCGCCATCAACAAGGATCCCGAGGCGCCGATCTTCCAGGTGGCCGACTACGGCCTGGTGCAGGACCTTTTCACGGCAGTCCCCGAGCTGATCACCGAGTTGAAGAAGTAG
- a CDS encoding electron transfer flavoprotein subunit beta/FixA family protein has protein sequence MKVLVPLKRVSDPDNANKIKIAGGKIDTTGLEWKPNPFDEYAVETALRLTENGTSPKQRLGEVVVVTFGPKETEMTLRAALATGADRAIRIDAKDEDLDGDLIARALKALVEKEKPDLVLAGKQAVDGDSNQVGQLLAEYLGWPQATFAGTIKSEDDKSLVVGREVDGGTVNVRVTLPAVVSVDLRIVAPKSVTSKHTPPTHNYADGVRFAALMAIMAAKKKPLVEVKLADLTTDTALKIKYSAFEPPAARKAGVKVKTVAELVGKLKTEAKVL, from the coding sequence GTGAAAGTTCTCGTCCCCCTCAAGCGCGTCAGCGATCCGGACAACGCCAACAAGATCAAGATCGCCGGCGGCAAGATCGATACGACCGGCCTCGAGTGGAAGCCGAATCCGTTCGACGAGTATGCCGTGGAAACGGCGCTCCGCCTCACGGAAAACGGCACCAGCCCGAAGCAGCGCCTCGGTGAAGTCGTCGTCGTCACCTTCGGACCGAAGGAAACCGAGATGACCCTTCGCGCCGCGCTCGCTACGGGCGCCGACCGAGCCATTCGCATCGACGCGAAGGACGAAGACCTCGACGGAGATCTCATCGCCCGCGCGCTCAAGGCCCTCGTCGAAAAAGAGAAGCCGGACCTCGTCCTGGCGGGCAAGCAGGCCGTCGACGGCGACTCGAACCAGGTCGGACAACTCTTGGCGGAGTACCTGGGTTGGCCCCAGGCCACCTTCGCGGGCACCATCAAGAGCGAGGACGACAAGTCCCTCGTCGTGGGCCGCGAGGTCGACGGCGGCACCGTCAACGTGCGCGTCACCCTCCCCGCCGTGGTCAGCGTGGACCTGCGCATCGTGGCGCCGAAGAGCGTCACGTCGAAGCACACGCCCCCCACGCACAACTACGCCGACGGCGTGCGCTTCGCGGCGCTCATGGCCATCATGGCGGCGAAGAAGAAGCCGCTCGTCGAGGTCAAGCTGGCCGATTTGACGACCGATACGGCGCTCAAGATCAAGTACAGCGCCTTCGAGCCGCCCGCCGCGCGCAAAGCCGGCGTCAAGGTCAAGACGGTGGCCGAGTTGGTTGGAAAACTGAAGACCGAAGCCAAGGTCCTTTGA
- the nadB gene encoding L-aspartate oxidase, with amino-acid sequence MQTTCDFLVIGSGVAGLTFALEAAAYGDVVLITKRSRDESNTKYAQGGIAAVLDADDSFEAHIKDTVVAGAGLNHPKAVEICVKEGPERIAQLRAIGARFDRASGAPPDRNADLDLHLEGGHSARRIVHAEDMTGREVERALLEAVAAQPRIRILEEHMGVDLITLAKYGGPEVCAGAYVLDVSAGKVVTVLARHTILASGGAGKVYLYTSNPDVATGDGLGMAYRAGAEIANMEFYQFHPTCLFNPQSKNFLITEAMRGEGAVLRRLDGTPFMREHHPLADLAPRDIVARAIDHEMKRTGAEHVLLDITDKKPSFVKEHFPGIYAECLRYGIDITVQPIPVVPAAHYQCGGVSTDFDGRTTIPGLWAIGEVAHTGLHGANRLASNSLLEGLVFAHRAAAALKSVDRSAPWPDVPEWDVGEAGTSDEAVVITQNWDELRRFMWNYVGIVRSQKRLRRAARRISVLQEEIGEYYWNYFVTRDLLELRNIATVAQLIVECASARRESRGLHYNIDYPELDPRGARDTVVKRGVPAHLRGR; translated from the coding sequence ATGCAGACGACCTGCGACTTTCTCGTCATTGGAAGCGGTGTGGCGGGCCTGACGTTCGCGCTCGAAGCAGCCGCCTACGGCGACGTGGTGCTCATCACCAAGCGATCGCGCGACGAATCGAACACGAAATACGCCCAGGGCGGCATCGCCGCGGTGCTCGATGCCGACGACAGCTTCGAGGCGCACATCAAGGATACCGTCGTAGCGGGCGCGGGGTTGAACCATCCCAAGGCCGTCGAGATTTGCGTGAAGGAGGGCCCCGAGCGCATCGCACAGCTTCGGGCCATCGGTGCCCGCTTCGACCGCGCTTCGGGCGCGCCGCCGGATCGCAACGCGGATCTCGATCTTCACCTCGAGGGCGGCCACAGCGCCCGCCGCATCGTGCACGCCGAGGACATGACCGGGCGCGAAGTGGAGCGCGCCTTGCTCGAGGCGGTCGCCGCCCAACCGCGCATCCGCATCCTCGAAGAGCACATGGGCGTGGACTTGATCACGTTGGCCAAGTACGGCGGCCCCGAGGTCTGCGCGGGCGCGTACGTGCTCGACGTGAGCGCGGGCAAGGTCGTGACGGTCCTCGCACGGCACACGATCCTCGCGTCGGGTGGGGCGGGGAAGGTGTACCTGTACACGTCGAACCCGGACGTGGCGACGGGTGACGGATTGGGCATGGCGTACCGCGCGGGGGCGGAAATCGCCAACATGGAGTTTTACCAATTCCACCCGACGTGCCTGTTCAACCCGCAGAGCAAGAATTTCCTCATCACGGAGGCGATGCGCGGTGAGGGCGCCGTGCTGCGGCGGCTCGACGGTACGCCGTTCATGAGGGAGCACCACCCGCTGGCCGATCTGGCGCCGCGTGACATCGTCGCGCGTGCCATCGACCACGAGATGAAGCGCACCGGCGCCGAGCACGTGCTCTTGGACATCACCGACAAGAAGCCGAGCTTCGTCAAAGAGCACTTCCCCGGCATCTACGCCGAGTGCCTGCGCTACGGCATCGACATCACCGTGCAGCCCATTCCCGTGGTGCCGGCGGCGCACTACCAATGCGGTGGCGTGTCGACCGACTTCGACGGGCGCACCACGATTCCGGGGCTATGGGCCATCGGCGAAGTGGCGCATACCGGTCTGCATGGCGCGAACCGCTTGGCGTCGAATTCGCTTTTGGAGGGCCTGGTCTTCGCCCACCGCGCGGCGGCCGCGCTCAAATCCGTGGATCGCAGCGCACCATGGCCCGACGTGCCCGAGTGGGACGTGGGCGAGGCGGGCACGAGCGACGAAGCCGTCGTCATCACGCAGAACTGGGACGAGCTGCGTCGCTTCATGTGGAACTACGTCGGCATCGTGCGCTCGCAAAAGCGCCTGCGCCGCGCCGCCCGCCGCATCAGCGTCCTCCAAGAGGAAATCGGCGAGTACTATTGGAACTACTTCGTCACGCGCGACTTGCTCGAACTTCGCAACATCGCCACCGTGGCGCAACTCATCGTGGAGTGCGCCTCTGCACGCCGCGAGAGCCGCGGCCTCCACTACAACATCGACTACCCCGAACTCGACCCCCGCGGCGCCCGCGACACCGTCGTAAAACGCGGCGTGCCAGCCCACCTGCGCGGTCGGTAA
- a CDS encoding Re/Si-specific NAD(P)(+) transhydrogenase subunit alpha, producing MRVGVPREVTPGEKRVPLMADSVKRLAPKKIDVSIERGAGTGSCVSDDEFRAGGATVEDSGDALYASSDVVVRLRLPTVESIARLREGSALVSPLFPLQAQNAPLVRALAERKVTTIAVDMIPRTTVAQMMDVLSSQATIAGYYAVLMAAAALPKFFPMLMTAAGTIAPSRVLILGAGVAGLQAIGTARRLGAVVEAFDVRRVVKEQVESLGARFVEVDSDEDAQTAGGYAKETSEAYKAKQAEAIARHVQKADVVISTALIPGQRAPILVTEDMVKSMRPGSVIVDLAAEQQGNCALTEPGKSIVVHGVNILGELDLPSKVAIHASQMYARNMEKLLLHLCKSDGKDSALHLDPENEITRGCLITHAGDVVHPKVKERL from the coding sequence ATGAGAGTGGGGGTACCGAGGGAGGTCACTCCGGGGGAAAAGCGGGTGCCGCTCATGGCGGACTCGGTGAAGCGTCTCGCTCCGAAGAAGATCGATGTCTCGATCGAACGCGGGGCAGGGACGGGCTCGTGCGTCTCCGACGACGAGTTTCGGGCAGGGGGCGCGACCGTCGAGGACTCGGGCGATGCGCTCTACGCGTCCTCCGACGTCGTCGTGCGTCTGCGCCTGCCCACGGTAGAATCGATCGCACGCCTGCGCGAGGGCAGCGCGCTCGTCTCGCCGCTCTTTCCCCTGCAGGCGCAGAATGCGCCGCTCGTGCGCGCGCTCGCGGAGCGCAAGGTGACGACCATCGCCGTGGACATGATCCCGCGCACCACGGTGGCGCAAATGATGGACGTCTTGAGCTCCCAGGCCACCATCGCGGGCTACTACGCCGTGCTCATGGCCGCGGCGGCGCTGCCCAAGTTCTTTCCCATGCTGATGACCGCCGCCGGGACGATCGCCCCGTCGCGTGTGCTGATCCTCGGCGCGGGGGTCGCGGGGCTTCAGGCCATCGGCACGGCGCGCCGGCTCGGTGCCGTGGTGGAAGCCTTCGACGTGCGCCGGGTCGTCAAAGAGCAAGTGGAGAGCCTCGGCGCGCGCTTCGTCGAGGTCGACTCCGACGAGGACGCGCAAACCGCGGGCGGCTACGCCAAGGAGACCTCGGAGGCCTACAAGGCCAAGCAAGCCGAGGCCATCGCACGCCACGTGCAAAAGGCGGACGTGGTCATCTCGACCGCGCTCATTCCCGGCCAGCGCGCGCCCATCCTGGTGACCGAGGACATGGTCAAATCGATGCGCCCTGGCTCGGTTATCGTGGATCTCGCCGCCGAGCAGCAAGGCAACTGTGCGCTCACCGAGCCGGGCAAAAGCATCGTCGTGCACGGCGTGAACATCCTCGGCGAGCTGGATCTGCCGAGCAAGGTGGCCATCCACGCGAGCCAGATGTACGCGCGCAACATGGAGAAGCTGCTCCTGCACCTGTGCAAGTCAGACGGCAAAGACAGCGCCCTGCACCTCGATCCGGAAAACGAAATTACGCGCGGGTGCCTCATCACGCATGCGGGAGACGTCGTCCACCCCAAGGTGAAGGAGCGACTCTGA
- a CDS encoding NAD(P) transhydrogenase subunit alpha yields the protein MSSELIFGLYIFVLATFVGYQVISRVPPLLHTPLMSGTNAISGISLVGSLVAAGAEHNQVSTILGFIAVTAASINVVGGFMITDRMLRMFKRRGPAEKAGEKP from the coding sequence ATGTCGAGCGAACTCATTTTCGGTCTCTACATCTTCGTCTTGGCGACCTTCGTGGGATACCAAGTCATCTCGCGGGTGCCGCCGCTGCTCCACACGCCGCTGATGTCCGGGACCAACGCCATCAGCGGCATCTCGCTGGTGGGGTCTTTGGTGGCCGCGGGGGCGGAGCACAATCAGGTCAGCACGATTTTGGGCTTCATCGCGGTGACCGCGGCGAGCATCAACGTGGTCGGCGGCTTCATGATCACCGACCGCATGCTGCGCATGTTCAAGCGGCGCGGCCCTGCGGAGAAGGCAGGAGAGAAGCCGTGA
- a CDS encoding NAD(P)(+) transhydrogenase (Re/Si-specific) subunit beta, producing the protein MTPLLSLAYLVASVLFILCLRGLSSPESARRGIVMGELGMFIAVVATLLHSEIISYTWIIAGICLGSAIGTAISLRIPMTKMPERIALSHCFGGLATALVGVSEYIHTGGHVSRLTTGALGFETFFGFLTFTGSIMAFGKLQGLITGAPVTYKGQNFVNIGLFFVSLAMLVYQVIEPAQPNLFYTTGAIGFALGVMAVLPIGGADMPVVISLLNSYAGLAASATGFAIGSNILIISGALDGSSGLLLSILMSKAMNRSFTNVLFGAFGTAIEPSAAPAGGAVAFNEATIDDAAGVLRAAQNVIVVPGYGMAVSQAQHAVRDLAASLQKRGVEVKYAIHPVAGRMPGHMNVLLAEANVPYDELYDLDNINDDFPRTDAVIVVGANDVVNPAAKKDPGSPIYGMPVFNVEQSRSIIVLKRSMNPGFSGVENELFFLPNTMMVLGDAKKTLLGFIAALKEGH; encoded by the coding sequence GTGACCCCGCTTCTCAGCCTCGCGTACCTGGTCGCGTCGGTTCTCTTCATCCTGTGCCTGCGCGGCCTGAGCTCCCCCGAGTCGGCGCGCCGCGGCATCGTGATGGGCGAGCTGGGCATGTTCATCGCCGTGGTGGCGACGCTCCTGCACAGTGAGATCATCAGCTACACGTGGATCATCGCGGGCATCTGCCTCGGCTCGGCCATCGGCACGGCGATTTCGCTGCGCATTCCGATGACCAAGATGCCCGAGCGAATCGCGCTCTCCCACTGTTTCGGCGGCTTGGCCACGGCGCTGGTCGGTGTCTCGGAGTACATCCACACCGGCGGCCACGTGTCGCGGTTGACCACGGGCGCGCTCGGCTTCGAGACGTTCTTCGGCTTTCTCACCTTCACCGGAAGCATCATGGCCTTCGGGAAGCTGCAGGGCCTCATCACCGGCGCACCGGTCACCTACAAGGGCCAGAACTTCGTCAACATCGGGCTCTTTTTCGTCTCGCTGGCGATGCTCGTGTACCAAGTCATCGAGCCCGCGCAGCCGAACCTGTTCTACACGACCGGCGCCATCGGCTTCGCGCTGGGCGTGATGGCCGTGCTGCCCATCGGCGGCGCGGACATGCCCGTGGTCATCTCGCTGCTCAACTCGTACGCGGGCCTCGCGGCGTCGGCCACCGGCTTTGCCATCGGGAGCAACATCCTCATCATCTCGGGTGCGCTCGATGGTTCGTCGGGTCTCTTGCTCTCCATCTTGATGAGCAAGGCCATGAACCGCAGCTTCACCAATGTGCTCTTCGGCGCCTTCGGCACGGCCATCGAGCCGTCGGCCGCCCCGGCCGGCGGTGCGGTGGCCTTCAACGAGGCCACCATCGACGATGCCGCCGGCGTTCTTCGCGCCGCGCAAAACGTCATCGTCGTTCCGGGGTACGGCATGGCCGTATCGCAAGCGCAGCACGCCGTGCGGGATCTCGCGGCCTCGCTGCAAAAGCGCGGCGTGGAGGTGAAATACGCCATCCACCCCGTCGCCGGGCGCATGCCGGGGCACATGAACGTGCTGCTCGCCGAGGCCAACGTGCCCTACGACGAGCTTTACGATCTGGACAACATCAACGACGACTTCCCCCGCACCGACGCGGTCATCGTCGTGGGCGCCAACGACGTCGTGAACCCCGCCGCCAAAAAGGATCCGGGGAGCCCGATCTACGGCATGCCCGTCTTCAACGTCGAGCAATCCCGGTCCATCATCGTGCTCAAGCGCAGCATGAACCCGGGCTTCTCCGGCGTCGAAAATGAGCTCTTCTTTCTGCCGAACACGATGATGGTCCTGGGCGACGCGAAGAAGACCCTGCTCGGCTTCATCGCCGCGCTCAAAGAAGGGCATTGA
- a CDS encoding Uma2 family endonuclease: MANVPSQPYVSLEDFWAAEETSETRHEWLDGIVYDMSRGSIEHGRLTAAITIELGNALKGKCTVYGPEVMLYIAETRFCTYADANVVWGPAETFRVAKLGDALTNPSVLVEVLSDSTEQYDRGEKFAHYMRMPSVREYVLVSQHERRIEVFRRPEYGRWFHEVAQAGESLTLHGEKISVDSVYANLYPPQKY, encoded by the coding sequence ATGGCGAACGTTCCGTCCCAGCCGTATGTCTCACTGGAGGACTTTTGGGCCGCCGAAGAGACGAGTGAGACGCGCCACGAATGGCTCGACGGGATCGTCTACGACATGTCCCGCGGCAGCATCGAGCATGGCCGGCTTACGGCGGCGATCACCATCGAATTGGGCAACGCGCTAAAGGGGAAGTGCACGGTCTATGGCCCGGAGGTCATGCTGTACATCGCCGAAACGCGGTTCTGCACCTATGCGGATGCGAACGTCGTTTGGGGTCCCGCGGAGACGTTCCGCGTGGCGAAACTTGGCGATGCGTTGACGAATCCGTCCGTGCTCGTGGAAGTGTTGTCGGACTCGACCGAGCAATACGATCGCGGTGAGAAGTTCGCTCACTACATGCGAATGCCATCGGTGCGAGAATACGTTCTCGTGTCACAACACGAACGTCGGATCGAGGTCTTCCGACGGCCCGAGTACGGGCGTTGGTTTCACGAGGTCGCGCAGGCCGGCGAATCTCTGACGCTGCATGGCGAGAAGATTTCCGTCGATTCCGTGTACGCGAATTTGTATCCACCCCAGAAGTATTGA